Within Streptomyces antibioticus, the genomic segment CCGGCCGCCTCCCGCACGGCCTGCGGCCCCTCGGCGAGAAACAGCCGCTCCTTCCCCCGAAAATTCCGCCGAGCGAGCCGCCGCGCGGCCAAGACCCGGGGAGAACGGGGGGAGATCAGCTCGGGGCTGGCGGGGGCCATGTTCTGCTTCACCTTCGGCAACTCTCAGGGCGGGCGTGCGGGTGTGTCCCTAGGGGCGCGGGGAACTGCGCGAGCGGCCACCGCCGGCCCGCGGCCTGACGACGGCGTCAACGCGACGGGACCCGCAGGCGCGAAACCTGCGGGTCCCTACAGTCACGTCGGCTCAAAGCCAGCGCAGCGTCACGCGGCCTTGGGCGCGTTGACGTCCGCCGGCAGCGCCTTCTGCGCGACCTCGACGAGCGCGGCGAACGCACCCGCGTCGTTGACGGCCAGCTCGGCCAGGATCTTGCGGTCGACCTCGACGTTCGCGGCCTTCAGACCCTGGATGAAGCGGTTGTACGTGATGCCGTTGGCGCGGGCAGCGGCGTTGATGCGCTGGATCCACAGCTGACGGAAGTCGCCCTTGCGCTTCTTGCGGTCGTTGTAGTTGTAGACCAGCGAGTGGGTGACCTGCTCCTTGGCCTTGCGGTACAGGCGCGAACGCTGACCGCGGTAGCCGGAGGCCGCCTCGAGGATCGCCCGGCGCTTCTTGTGGGCGTTGACTGCCCGCTTGACGCGTGCCACTTTTTAACTCCTTGTAGCGGGGCCGTGGTTGGACTCACACGGCCCGGAATCGATTGGGTCCCGGTTCCGACGTGCGGCGCTCGTGGCGAGCGCCGGGCACGTCACTTGCCGAGAAGCTTCTTGATCTTCGCGGCGTCGCCCGGGGCCATCTCGGCGTTGCCGGTGAGGCGACGCGTCACGCGGGACGACTTGTGCTCGAGCAGGTGGCGCTTGCCGGCGCGCTCGCGGAGCACCTTGCCGGAGCCGGTGATCTTGAAGCGCTTGCTGGCACCGCTGTGCGACTTGTTCTTCGGCATAGCGCCGTTCTCTCCTCGTCGGTGGCGCTCCGGTGCCCGGTCGTGAAACCGGGCACGGGGTGGAGCGTCGCTCTTGTATGGATGGTGTCCTTCGGGGGCTCGCGCCCCCGGTGGATCACGCCTCGGCGTCGACCTCGACGTCCGCCTCGGCGTTCACGGCGTCGGCGTCCGCGGCGTTCTGCGAGCGGCCGGGGTTGGCCTTCGCCTCGGCCTTGCGGGCCTCCTGCGCCTGGCGGGCCTCGGCCATCGCCTCGGTCTTCTTCTTGTGCGGACCGAGAACCATGATCATGTTTCGGCCGTCCTGCTTCGGGTTCGACTCGACGAACCCGAGGTCCTGGACGTCCTCCGCGAGACGCTGCAGCAGTCGGTATCCCAGTTCGGGACGGGACTGCTCACGACCGCGGAACATGATCGTGATCTTGACCTTGTCGCCCTGCTTGAGGAACCGGACGACATGACCCTTCTTGGTGTCATAGTCGTGCGGGTCGATCTTCGGCCGGAGCTTCATCTCCTTGATGACCGTGTGCGCCTGGTTCTTGCGCGCCTCACGGGCCTTCATGGCCGACTCGTACTTGAACTTCCCGTAGTCCATGAGCTTGCAGACCGGCGGACGGGCGTTCGCCGCGACCTCGACCAGGTCCAGGTCGTACTCCTGGGCAAGCTCCAGTGCCTTGGCCAGGGGGACGATGCCCACCTGCTCGCCACTGGGACCGACAAGTCGCACCTCGGGAACGCGAATCCGGTCGTTGATGCGGGGCTCGGCGCTGATGGATCCTCCTATGTAGCACCACGCGGCAGCCTGGCGGACGGCCACGTAACGTCTGTGTCGTTAGACCTATAACCACGCCGAAGCACAAAAAAATGCCCCGAACGATCACATGCGGGGCTCCAAGCACTACCGGAGCACCGTCGCGAGGGATCGCGGGGCGCACTACCGGGCGACTCCATCGTCCGTACGGAACGATGGCGGCCGCCTGACCGGGGTGACCCGCCGCCCCGGAGGGTGGTCGGGTGGGAGATCGGAGCCTCCACTTGTGGGCCGAACCCGCCTGCTGAGGGGCACGCGTGTCCGACCGGTCGTTACACGAGATTAGCAGCCCGTGCCGGGAACGGCCAATCCGGGCCGACTGGGACCCCGGTCCGGCCTGCGCCTATCGTGTCCCGCATGAGTGACACCTCCCCCGCCGGCCCCGCGGACTCCCCCGGCTCCTCCGACGGCCCCGACTTCGACGAGATGACCCGCGACATCGCCGAGGTCCCCGCGGTCGAGGTGATCGTCACGGTCGCCGTCAACCTGATGAGCGCCGCCGCCGTGAAGCTCGGGCTCACCGAGGAGGGCGACAAGTACAAGGACCTGGACGAGGCCCGCAAGCTGATCACCGCCCTCGCCGGGCTGCTGGACGCGAGCACGACCGAGATCAGCTCCTTCCACGCGGCCCCGCTGCGGGACGGCCTGAAGTCGCTCCAGCTCGCCTTCCGCGAGGCGTCCCTGATCCCGGACGAGCCCGGTCAGGGCCCGGGCGAGAAGTACACGGGCCCGGTCTACGGCTGACTCAGTCCCGTACGTACAGGGGCTCGCCCGGAGGCGTCGTCCCGGCCGGCAGCAGTGCCAGGTCGAGGCCGCGCACCAGGCGGGCCCTCAGTGTTTCGTCGGCGGCGAGCCGTCCGGCGACCGCCCGGGCCGTCTCGGCGGGCACGGCCGCCGGGTCGAGGACGAGGGCAAGCGTGCCGTCGGCCTGGCCCGGTCCCAGATGGGCGCTGACCACGGCGGGCTCGGCGGCCACCGCGGCCCGGACCGCCTCCCGCACCGCCGGATCGGCGAGCGGGTCCGCCGTCGTACGGCCCTCGGCGAGCGCGAGCAGCGCCGGGCCCGTCAGTTCGAACGCCACCGGACCGGCCAGATCGAGGACGACCGTGTCCGCCTTCTCGTGCGCGGCGGCCCGCAGCGCCTGGTGCAGGGGGACGGCGACGGGGCGCGCCCCCGGGTCCCAGCGGGCGAGGGAGTCGGTGGAGGTGAAGGCGGGCAGCGCGGTGCGGGTGCCGGCCTTCAGGGTGGGGACGGCCATGTCGCTGGTCTTCTCGCGGCGCAGCCCGTTCTCGTCCTCCTCCACCTCGCCGAGCACGGCCACCACGGGGACCAGGAGCCGGGCGCCCTTGAGCGCCTCCAGCACCGGGCTCACGGCGGTGCGGTCCTCGGCCCAGGCGGCGAGCGCGGCGCTCAGCCGGGGGTCGGCGGAGCCGTCGTCGTCGGAGTAGCCGGGGTCGGGAATGTTCTTGTTCGCCACGGTCCCCGACCCTATCGGGGGGATGCTGCTGGGCTTGTGCGGGGCCGGTAACCCGGCGGACACGGGATTCACAGGATTCTCAGACATCGCTGACGCGGCTCTAACGTCCGTCTAACGGCCCGCACAGTCGGTGCGCCCACCATCACGGGCATGGAGTCTCCCCGCGCACGCTCGTCCCGGCGCCGCCGTCGGTCACGGCCGCTCCTCGCCGTGGTGATCGCCGCCGTCGCCGTGGTGGGTGTCACGGCCGGCGGGACCGTCTACGTGCAGGCACGGGAGCACTCCGGCGGCGAGCCCGTATCGTCGGCGACCGCGACGCCCTCGGCGTCGGTGTCGGCGTACGAGGCGGCGGGCGGGGAGGTGTCGGTGGACGAGGTGACGGTGCCCGAGGTGGATCACGACGCGCTGCTGGCCGAGGCGATGGAGTCGGTGGCCGTCCCCGGCGACGCGCGGGTCTCCGTGGCCGTGCTCGCGCTGGACAGCGGCGCCGGGGCCACGTACGGCGACTCCGCCTTCGACACGGCGAGCATCGTGAAGGTCGACATCCTGGCGGCGCTGCTGCTCCGGGCGCAGGACGCGGGACGGCGGCTCACCACGGCCGAGAAGACGTACGCCGCCGCGATGATCCGGAACAGCGACAACGACTCGGCGTCGGCGCTGTGGCGGTCCATCGGCGCGGCGGAGGGGCTGGACGCGGCGAACGAGCGGCTCGGGCTGACCGCCACCGAGGGCGGCGCCGGCATGCTGTGGGGGCTGACCCAGACGACGGCCGCCGACCAGCTCACCCTGCTCAGGCAGATCTTCGGGACGGACTCTGCATCGGACTCGGGCTCTGACTCTGACTCGGCGCTGAGCGCGGACTCGCGGTCGTACGTCCAGGAGCTGATGGGGACCATAGCCGCCGGGCAGCGGTGGGGGGTCTCGGCGGCCGCCGACGGTTCCGCGTGGCGGCTGAAGAACGGCTGGCTGGCGCGGAGCACGACCGGGCTGTGGGACGTGAACAGCATCGGGCGGGTGACCTCGGGCGGGTCGGACTATCTGGTGGCCGTGGTGTCGAACGGCAGCGCCACGCAGGCGGCCGGCATCGCGCTGGTGGAGGCGGCGGCGCGGGCGGCGGTGACGGCGGTCGCCGGGGGCGGGGAGGCGTCGGCGACGGCGGGTCAGTAGGTGTCGTAGCGCTCGCGGCGGGCGCGCCAGACCACGACGGCCGCCACCAGCAGCACCACGCCGACGGCACCGGCGACGGGGGCCGCCCAGCCGTCCGCCGCGGTGTCGGAGCGGGGGGCGTCGGGGCCCGGGCCGAAGTACTCCTCGTCGTACGGCACCGACTTGAGGCCCTGCGGTTTCAGGCCGTCGGCTTCCCTGATCGCGGCGGCGGGGTCGATGAAGCCGTAGCCGCGGGAGTCGTCGCGGCCGCTCTCCGGGGAGTTGCGGGCGGTGTCCTCCAGGAGCTTCTTGATCTGCGCCGGGGTGAGCCCGGGGTGGGCGGCCTTGACCAGGGCCACGGCGCCGGAGACGAACGCCGAGGCCGCGCTCGTCCCCCATCCTTGGTAGTACTTGTGGTCCGGGTCGGCGATGACGACGTCCACGCCGGGCGCGCTGACCGTGGCGTACCAGCGGCGGGTGGAGAACGACGCGCGCGTGCCGTAGCGGTCGACGGCCGTGGCGGCGATGACGCCGGGGTAGGCGGCCGGGTAGGAGATGTGGTCGCCCTTCTCGCCGCCGTTGCCGGCCGAGGCGACGACGACGGCGCCCTTCTTCAGCGCGTACTGGACGGCCTCGTCCTCGGCGGGTTCCGGGTGGGCGGAGGCGGAGTCGTCGCCGAGGGAGAGGTTGATGACGTCGGCGCCCTGGTCGGCGGCCCAGCGGATGCCTTCGGCGAGGGCGTTGCCGCGGGTGCTGCGGGCCTTGGCGCGCTGCGGGTCGCCGTCCTCCAGGATGACCCGGACGGGGAGGATCTTGGCCTCGGGGGCGATGCCGAGGACGCCGTCGCCGTCGGCGTAGCCGTGTCCGTGACCGGCGATGATGCCGGCCATGGCGGTGCCGTGGCGGGCCCAGGCGCGGTCGCCCTCCTTCGCGCCGAAGCCGACCATGTCCTTGCCGGGCAGGACGTTGTCCTCCAGGTCGGGGTGGTCGGCCTCGACGCCGGTGTCCAGGACGGCGACGGTGATGCCCTTGCCCTTGGTGGTCTGCCAGATCTCCTGGGTGTGGAGGGCGTCCAGGGCCCACTGCTGGCCGCGTATGCCGTCCGCGTGGGCGGGGGCGGCGGGCAGCAGGGCGACGGCGCCGGCGAGGAGGCAGCACAGGATCCCGGCCCGGCGGGTCGTGGGGCGGCGGCTCATCGGGACTGCTCCGGGGGCGGCGAGGCGGCGGTTCTGCGCAGGCCGCGCTCGACGCGGTCGGCGAGGCCCTGCGCCTCGTGGCCGAGTCCGGCCTGGCCGGGGGCGGTGGTGGCGCCGGACGCGGTGGCCTCCGCGGCGGGCTGGGGGGTGTCGACGGCGCGGCCGTCGGCCCAGCCGGAGACGGTGTAGACGACGACCGGGGCGTCGGTGAGCACGGAGATCGTCCAGGAGGCGCGCTGCTTGGCGCCGAAGCCGGCGGCGACGGTGCCCTTCACGGCGTACGGCCTGGGCATCAGGTCGTCGCGCTTGGCGAGGCCCTCCTTGGTGAAACGGGCGTCGAGGGCGCGCATCGCCGTCGCGTCGGCGGTGGTGAAGAGCAGTCCCACGGTGGTGACGTAGCTCTGGGTGGCGTCGGTGTAGGTGGCGCGCAGGAGCCTGCGGCAGCCGACCGGGGCGAGGGCGGTGCGCAGGAGCGGGTCGAGGGCTTCGGCGCAGTCGCCGTCCGGGGCGACGCCGATCCGGGTCCAGGTGCGGTCGGCTCCGCCGGGGCCGGCGCCCTGTCCGTCGACGGTGCGGGGGAAGAGGTCGTCGACGGGGACGTTGTGCCACAGGCCGCCGGCGGTGGCGTACGAGGTCCGCTCGGCCGCGTCCGCGGAGCCGCCGACGAGCCAGCTCCCGGTGACGGCCCCGCCGATCAGCCCGAGCCCGAGCACGACACAGGCGGCCGCGACGACGGCCCGCTGACGCGCGCCCATCCCCTGCCGCACGGGCTCCCCGAACCCCTCGGGCTCCGCGAACGACACCACGGGCCGCGTGGCCCCCGGCGCCCCACCGGGCACGAGCGGCGCACTCCAGGAGAGCGCGGGGTCGGGCCCGGCCGAGGCGGAGAAGTCGGGGTGCGAGACGGGGGATACGGGGGTCCAGGCGGGGTGGGAGTCGGGGGTGCCGGTGGCGGGGGGCGCGAAGGGGGAGTTGGCGGGCGCGGCGGGGCGTGGGCCGGTGGTGGTTCCGTTGCCGGGGGCGGGAGCGGGGCGCTGGCCGGGGATCGGACGGGCCTCGTGACCGGGTGCCGTGCCGCTGCCGGCGGGGCGTTCCGGGGCCGGGTCGCGGTGCCCGGTGCCGGGGGGCGCGGCGCTGGGCGGCGGAACCCAGCCGCGGGGCAGAGGGCTCCAGGCGCTGTCGGACGCCGGGGGAAGGTAGGAGGACTCGGAGTCACCGGCACGCACGTCGTCCCGCCCGGAGGAACGCGGGGTCGCCCCGGGGGCGGGGGCCTCACGACGGACATCGGCACCGGCACCACGCGGGGCGTTCGGGCCGACGGCACCGGTCGGGGTCGGACCACTCGCGCGGGGCGCGTCGGGACCGGCAGGGCGGGCGGGACTCTGGCCGCTCGGACGGAAACCGTCGGCCGAGCTGGCAGGACGGGAGCCGTCCAGCCCGGTCGGAGCGACCGCCCCAGTCGGGGTCGGGCCGCTCGCGCGGGGGGCGTCAGGTCCTGCCGGACGGGCCGCGGCCGCGCCGGTCTGGGTCGGACCACTCGCGCGGGGCGCGTCAGAACCGGCAGGGCGGGCGGGGGCCTGGCCACTCGGACGGAAACCGTCGGCCGAGTCGGCGGAACGGGACCCGTCCAGGCCGGTCGGAGCGACCGCCCCAGTCGGGGTCGGGCCGCTCGGACGGGGCGCCTCGGGACCGGCAGGGCGGGCGGGACTCTGGCCGCTCGGACGGAACCCCTCGGCCGGGACGGCAGGACGGGAGCCGTCGAGGCCCGTCGGAGCGACCGCGCCGGTCGGGGTCGGACCACTCGCGTGGGGCGCGTCGGGACCCGTGTGGCGGGAGTCGTCCAGGCCGGTCGGAGCGACCACGCCGGTGGGGTTCGGGCCATTCGGGCGGAAGGCGTCGGGCCCGACCGGAGGGCGGGCCGGGCCCTGACCGGACGGACGGAAGCCGTCGTCCGCGCCAGCCGCATGGGAACCGTCCAGGCCGGTCGATACGACCGAGCCGGACGGGTCCGGGCCAGCCGGGCCGCTCGGGCGGAAGCCGTCGTCCAGGCCGGCCGAACCGGAGCCGGCCGGGCCGCCGCTGCGCGGGCCGGTCGAGTCGGCAGACGTCGGACGGGCCGTGGCCGGCCCGCTCGGGCGGGTCGCGTCCTGACCGGCCGGGCGGGAGCCGTCCGGGCCCGTCTGGCGCGGACCCGTCCAACCGGGACGGCGGAAGTCGTGCAGGCCGCCGGGAGCGGCAGCGGGGCGGGGGACGTCCGAGGCGTGATTCGAACCCTGGGTACCCGGGCCCTCGGCCGAACCCGGGACGTCCCGGGCCCCGGTGGCCCCGGGAGCCGTCTCCGGGCGGGGCGGCCACGAGGCACTCGGCGCCGGGGTGCGGGGCTCGTCGGCCGCCGCCGGGCGGGTCGGCGGCGCGACGGGCGGCTCCGGGCGAGCAGGCGACGAGGCACCCGGGCTCAGGTGGGCCGACGCAGCAGGACCCGGTGCCAGGTGGGCCGACGACGACGCACCGGGGGCCGGGTGAGCAGGCGACGGTGAGCCCGGGGTCAGGTGGGCCGCTGACGGGGAGCCCGGTGCCGGATGGGCCGCTGACGAAGCACCCGGGGCCGGGTGAACAGGCGCCGCGGCACCCGGGGCCAAGTGGGCCGCTGACGGGGAGCCCGGTGCCGGATGGGCCGCTGACGAAGCACCCGGGGCCGGGTGAACAGGCGCCGCGGCACCCGGGGTCAGGTGAGCCGCTGACGGGGAGCCCGGTGCCGGGTGAGCAGGCGGCGCAGCACCCGGGGTCAGGTGAGCCGCTGACGGGGAGCCCGGTGCCGGATGGGCCGACGACGCCGCGCCCGGCGCCGGGTGTGCCGGAGGCGGCGGGGTGTCGGGGAAGCGGGCCGATGCGGGGGGCGGGGGCGGGGTGTCCGCACGGTTGGCTGTGTGGGCCGGGCGGTCGAAGGCCGACCACTTCGCGTCCCCGGCCGGGTCGGAGGCCGACCAGTTCGCGTCCCCGGCCGGATCAGGGGCCGACCAGTTCACGTCCCCGGCCGGGTCGGAGGCCGACCAGTTCGGGTTCTCGGCGGGGTCGGAGGCCGGCGGGGCCTGGGCGGGGCGTGGGGGGACCTCCGGGCGTGGGGGGATCGAGGCGCGGCGTGCTTCCGTGCTCAATGCGCCCCCCGTTTCCTCGTGCCCGGGCCGTCGTTCTCGTACGCGGGCCCGCGTGTGTGCCGCGGCGGCCCGGTGCGGACGTCGTGGTCCGTCCTGGGCACGCATACCCGCACGACCCGGCCGGCATCCCGACGTGGCTTCCCGGCCGGAGCCGTCCTCCGTGTGCGCGTCACTCTACGGCTTGTTCCGGCGCGAACGGGAACCAGTCCGCGGCCCCGGGGCATCTGCCCGGATCGTCCCCCTACCCTGCGGTAATCCAGTCTGGCAGGCTTCGTTCATGACTGCGCGCGCCGCCGACCGGGCCCGGTACGACCGGGCCACCGAGCATCTCGACGCCCCCGTCGCGATCGTCGATCTGGAGGCTTTCGACGCCAACGCCGCCGATCTCGTGCGGCGGGCCGGCGGCAAGCCGATCCGGGTGGCGAGCAAGTCGGTGCGCTGCCGGGCCCTGCTGGAGCGTGTGCTCGCCAGGGACGGCTTCGCCGGTGTCATGTCCTTCACCCTCGCCGAGTCCCTGTGGCTCGCGCGCTCCGGGTTCGAGGACATCCTGCTCGCCTACCCCTCGGCCGACCGTTCCGGCTTCGCCGAGCTGGCCGTCGACCCCAAGCTCGCCGGCGCCGTCACCGTCATGATCGACGACGTGGCGCAGCTCGACCTGATCGACGCCTCCCGGGCCGGCGGCACCGAAGTGGTGCGGGTCTGCCTGGAGTTGGACACCGCGCTGAAGCTGTTCGGCGGCCGGGTGCGGGTCGGCGCCCTGCGTTCACCGCTGCACTCGCCGTCCCAGGTGGCGGACCTGGCGCGGGCGGTGAGCCGCCGGCCGGGCTTCAAGATCGTCGGGATCATGGCGTACGAGGGCCATGTCGCGGGCGTCGGCGACTCGCTCGCGGGACGGCCGCTGCGCTCGCGGGCGATCCGGCTGATGCAGGCCACCGCCCGGCGTGAGCTGGCGGAGCGGCGCGCCGCGGTGGTGCGCGCGGTGCGGGCCGTCGTACCGGATCTGGAGTACGTCAACGGCGGGGGCACCGGCAGTGTGGAGAGCACCGCCGCCGAGTCCTCGGTGACGGAGATCGCCGCGGGGTCCGGCCTGTACGTGCCGCGGCTGTTCGACAACTACACGTCGTTCAGCGGCCGTCCGGCCGCCCTGTTCGCGCAGCCCGTGGTGCGGCGGCCGGGGGTCGGGGTCGTGACGGTGCTGGGCGGCGGCTACCCCGCCTCCGGTGCCGCCGGCCCGGACCGGCTCCCGGTGCCGTATCTGCCGGAGGGCCTGCGCTACGACCCCCAGGAGGGGCCGGGCGAGGTGCAGACCCCGCTGCTCGGCTCCCCCGCCGACGATCTGCTGATCGGCGACAAGGTGTGGTTCCGGCACGCGAAGGCCGGTGAGCTGTGCGAGCGGTTCGAGGTGCTGCACCTCGTCGAGGGCGACCGGGTGACGGCGACCGTCCCGACGTACCGGGGCGAGGGCCACACCTTCCTCTAGCAGGGCAGGGGGCCACACCTTCCGATAGCAGGACAGGAGAACGGCCTTACAGCGGGGTGACGTACGCGCCCGAGATCCCGCCGTCCACCAGGAAGTCGCTGGCGTTGACGAAGGAGGAGTCGTCGCTGGCCAGGAAGGCGACGGCGGCGGCGATCTCCTCCGCCTCGGCGAACCGGCCGAGCGGGATGTGGACCAGGCGGCGGGCGGCCCGCTCGGGGTCCTTGGCGAACAGCTCGCGCAGCAAAGGGGTGTTGACCGGTCCGGGGCACAGCGCGTTCACCCGGATCCCCTCGCGGGCGAACTGCACGCCCAGTTCGCGGGACATCGCCAGCACGCCGCCCTTGGAGGCGGTGTACGAGATCTGCGAGGTCGCGGCGCCCATCCTCGCCACGAAGGACGCCGTGTTGATGATGGAGCCCCTGCCCTGGCGCCGCATGTAGGGGAGGGCGGCCTTGCAGCACAGGTAGACGGAGGTGAGGTTGACCTCCTGGACGCGTTTCCAGGCGTCGAGGCCGGTGTCGAGGATGGAGTCGTCGTCGGGCGGGGAGATGCCCGCGTTGTTGAAGGCGATGTCGACACTGCCGTAGGTGTCGTACGCCGTCCTGAAGAGGGCTTCGACCTGCTCGGCGTCGGTGACGTCGGTCCTGACGAAGAGTCCGCCGACCTCCTCGGCGGCCGCCTTGCCGGCGTCCTCGTCGATGTCGGCGCAGACGACGTGCGCGCCCTCGGAGGCGAGCCGGCGGGCGGTGGCGAGGCCGATGCCGCTGCCGGCTCCGGTGATGACGGCCGTACGGCCGACGAGGCGACGGCAGACGATGCCCTCGGTGGATGCGGTCACTGTGCGGGGCCCTCCGTGCTGATGAAGACGTTCTTGGTCTCGGTGAAGGCGGTCAGGGCGTCCGGGCCCAGCTCACGGCCGACCCCGGACTGCTTGTAGCCGCCGAAGGGGGTCCAGTAGCGGACGCTGGAGTGGGAGTTGACGGACAGGTTCCCGGCGCGCACGGCACCCGAGACGCGCAGGGCGCGGCCGATGTCCCGCGTCCACAGGGATCCGGAGAGGCCGTAGGGGGTGTCGTTGGCGAGCCGGATCGCGTCCGCCTCGTCGGTGAAGGGGAGCAGCACGGCCACGGGGCCGAAGATCTCCTCGCGGGCGGCGTCGGAGTCGGGCGCGGCGCCGGTGAGGACGGTCGGCGGGAACCAGAAGCCGGGCCCCTCGGGTGCCGTGCCGCGCAGGGCGGGGGCGTCGTCGGGCACGAACGACCGCACACGGTCGACCTGTTGACGGGAGATCAGCGGGCCCATCCGGGTCGCCTCGTCGGCGGGGTCGCCGACCACGACGGCCGACAGTTCCCGGGCGAGCAGGTCGGCGACCTCGTCGTAGACGGTCTCCTGGACGAGGATCCGGGTGCGGGCGCAGCAGTCCTGGCCGGAGTTGTCGAGGAACGAGAAGGGGTCGACGGCGGACTTCAGATCGGCGTCGGCGAAGACGATGTTCGGGCTCTTGCCGCCGAGTTCGAGGGTGACGGGCTTGACCTGGCGGGCGCAGCGCTCCATGACCTCGCGGCCGGTGCGGGTGGAGCCGGTGAAGACGATCTTCGCCACGTCGGGGTGGTCGACGAGCGCCCGTCCGGCGACCGCGCCATGACCGGGCAGCACCTGGAAGAGATGCTCGGGCAGGCCCGCTTCCAGGGCGAGTTCGGCCAGTCTGAGCGCGGTCAGCGGGGTGGTCTCGGCGGGTTTGAGGACGACCGCGTTGCCGGCGGCGAGGGCCGGGAAGGAGCCCCAGGCGGCGATCGGCATGGGGAAGTTCCAGGGGGCGATCACGCCGACGACGCCGAGCGGTTCGTGGAAGGTGATGTT encodes:
- a CDS encoding 3-oxoacyl-ACP reductase, translated to MTASTEGIVCRRLVGRTAVITGAGSGIGLATARRLASEGAHVVCADIDEDAGKAAAEEVGGLFVRTDVTDAEQVEALFRTAYDTYGSVDIAFNNAGISPPDDDSILDTGLDAWKRVQEVNLTSVYLCCKAALPYMRRQGRGSIINTASFVARMGAATSQISYTASKGGVLAMSRELGVQFAREGIRVNALCPGPVNTPLLRELFAKDPERAARRLVHIPLGRFAEAEEIAAAVAFLASDDSSFVNASDFLVDGGISGAYVTPL
- a CDS encoding aldehyde dehydrogenase family protein; this encodes MSDQSDQHPHELIVLDPATEEVVATVPAADAADVDRAVVRARAAQTGWAAAAPADRARLLRRFADTVDSHLEELARLEVREAGHLLGNARWEAGNARDLLLYAAGGVERLTGRQIPVPGGWNITFHEPLGVVGVIAPWNFPMPIAAWGSFPALAAGNAVVLKPAETTPLTALRLAELALEAGLPEHLFQVLPGHGAVAGRALVDHPDVAKIVFTGSTRTGREVMERCARQVKPVTLELGGKSPNIVFADADLKSAVDPFSFLDNSGQDCCARTRILVQETVYDEVADLLARELSAVVVGDPADEATRMGPLISRQQVDRVRSFVPDDAPALRGTAPEGPGFWFPPTVLTGAAPDSDAAREEIFGPVAVLLPFTDEADAIRLANDTPYGLSGSLWTRDIGRALRVSGAVRAGNLSVNSHSSVRYWTPFGGYKQSGVGRELGPDALTAFTETKNVFISTEGPAQ
- the rpmI gene encoding 50S ribosomal protein L35 translates to MPKNKSHSGASKRFKITGSGKVLRERAGKRHLLEHKSSRVTRRLTGNAEMAPGDAAKIKKLLGK
- a CDS encoding SseB family protein, which encodes MANKNIPDPGYSDDDGSADPRLSAALAAWAEDRTAVSPVLEALKGARLLVPVVAVLGEVEEDENGLRREKTSDMAVPTLKAGTRTALPAFTSTDSLARWDPGARPVAVPLHQALRAAAHEKADTVVLDLAGPVAFELTGPALLALAEGRTTADPLADPAVREAVRAAVAAEPAVVSAHLGPGQADGTLALVLDPAAVPAETARAVAGRLAADETLRARLVRGLDLALLPAGTTPPGEPLYVRD
- the rplT gene encoding 50S ribosomal protein L20; the protein is MARVKRAVNAHKKRRAILEAASGYRGQRSRLYRKAKEQVTHSLVYNYNDRKKRKGDFRQLWIQRINAAARANGITYNRFIQGLKAANVEVDRKILAELAVNDAGAFAALVEVAQKALPADVNAPKAA
- a CDS encoding DUF1844 domain-containing protein translates to MSDTSPAGPADSPGSSDGPDFDEMTRDIAEVPAVEVIVTVAVNLMSAAAVKLGLTEEGDKYKDLDEARKLITALAGLLDASTTEISSFHAAPLRDGLKSLQLAFREASLIPDEPGQGPGEKYTGPVYG
- a CDS encoding amino acid deaminase/aldolase — protein: MTARAADRARYDRATEHLDAPVAIVDLEAFDANAADLVRRAGGKPIRVASKSVRCRALLERVLARDGFAGVMSFTLAESLWLARSGFEDILLAYPSADRSGFAELAVDPKLAGAVTVMIDDVAQLDLIDASRAGGTEVVRVCLELDTALKLFGGRVRVGALRSPLHSPSQVADLARAVSRRPGFKIVGIMAYEGHVAGVGDSLAGRPLRSRAIRLMQATARRELAERRAAVVRAVRAVVPDLEYVNGGGTGSVESTAAESSVTEIAAGSGLYVPRLFDNYTSFSGRPAALFAQPVVRRPGVGVVTVLGGGYPASGAAGPDRLPVPYLPEGLRYDPQEGPGEVQTPLLGSPADDLLIGDKVWFRHAKAGELCERFEVLHLVEGDRVTATVPTYRGEGHTFL
- the mycP gene encoding type VII secretion-associated serine protease mycosin — translated: MSRRPTTRRAGILCCLLAGAVALLPAAPAHADGIRGQQWALDALHTQEIWQTTKGKGITVAVLDTGVEADHPDLEDNVLPGKDMVGFGAKEGDRAWARHGTAMAGIIAGHGHGYADGDGVLGIAPEAKILPVRVILEDGDPQRAKARSTRGNALAEGIRWAADQGADVINLSLGDDSASAHPEPAEDEAVQYALKKGAVVVASAGNGGEKGDHISYPAAYPGVIAATAVDRYGTRASFSTRRWYATVSAPGVDVVIADPDHKYYQGWGTSAASAFVSGAVALVKAAHPGLTPAQIKKLLEDTARNSPESGRDDSRGYGFIDPAAAIREADGLKPQGLKSVPYDEEYFGPGPDAPRSDTAADGWAAPVAGAVGVVLLVAAVVVWRARRERYDTY
- the infC gene encoding translation initiation factor IF-3 — encoded protein: MAVRQAAAWCYIGGSISAEPRINDRIRVPEVRLVGPSGEQVGIVPLAKALELAQEYDLDLVEVAANARPPVCKLMDYGKFKYESAMKAREARKNQAHTVIKEMKLRPKIDPHDYDTKKGHVVRFLKQGDKVKITIMFRGREQSRPELGYRLLQRLAEDVQDLGFVESNPKQDGRNMIMVLGPHKKKTEAMAEARQAQEARKAEAKANPGRSQNAADADAVNAEADVEVDAEA